A genome region from Paenibacillus pabuli includes the following:
- a CDS encoding cell division protein FtsQ/DivIB, with product MPKSQIPVLKKNRPKRNTSRKIVLILLLLFIVLLAVLFFRSSMSRISSIEITGNVYTTTSELLEKSGLKEGDQFFGTSSAEVIERLKTFKAVANVTVDKQFPGIVHIKVQEYPTVAYELGSDGTLQAILASGTSLNVPANIGIAVEKPILTQWKADDPLKEQLSETLAKIPNELTTDISEIIPNPTPSFPDQIRLYTKSQFEVITTISKLPDKVEYLNQVIETERPGKITMLEADTYVPFIADDPEDGEEPGGTS from the coding sequence ATGCCTAAAAGTCAAATTCCGGTTCTGAAGAAGAATCGGCCCAAAAGAAACACAAGTCGTAAAATTGTTCTTATTCTGTTACTTCTTTTTATTGTATTGCTTGCCGTGCTGTTCTTCCGCTCTTCCATGAGCCGGATTTCGAGCATAGAGATTACGGGTAATGTATACACGACAACATCCGAACTGCTGGAGAAAAGTGGCTTGAAGGAAGGCGATCAGTTTTTTGGGACAAGCTCGGCTGAGGTCATTGAGCGTTTGAAGACGTTCAAAGCGGTAGCAAATGTGACAGTGGATAAACAATTTCCTGGCATCGTTCATATTAAGGTTCAGGAGTATCCGACTGTTGCTTACGAACTTGGTTCGGATGGCACACTCCAGGCAATCCTGGCCAGCGGGACAAGCTTGAACGTTCCGGCCAATATCGGAATTGCTGTGGAGAAGCCCATTTTGACACAGTGGAAAGCAGATGATCCGCTCAAAGAACAATTGAGTGAGACGCTTGCCAAGATTCCAAATGAATTGACGACGGATATATCGGAGATTATTCCTAACCCTACGCCTTCATTCCCGGATCAGATCCGATTGTATACCAAATCACAGTTTGAAGTGATTACCACGATCTCCAAGCTGCCGGATAAGGTAGAGTATTTGAACCAGGTTATTGAGACGGAGCGGCCAGGGAAAATCACGATGCTGGAGGCAGACACATATGTGCCTTTTATCGCAGATGACCCTGAAGATGGTGAAGAACCAGGTGGAACCTCCTAA
- the murA gene encoding UDP-N-acetylglucosamine 1-carboxyvinyltransferase: MDKLVIEGGKPLSGSIRIHGAKNAALPIMAASLLADGEVTLHNVPHLLDIEVMLYILERLGCTCRHEQGTVTIDTSSIRSYDVPEDLMKQMRSSIFLMGPLLAKFGQVSVYQPGGCAIGERKIDLHLRGLEALGASIEELDQQIVCRGPKLVGTDIHLDFPSVGATENIMMAAVTAEGTTTIFNAAREPEIQDLQHFLNAMGASIIGAGTDTITINGVEKLQPCSYEIIPDRIVAGTVMIAAAATRGNVTLTHCNPAHLTSLIHVLKRTGVQITVCNDIMTVSCMSRPKSVDRIVTSPYPSFPTDLQSQIMVLLSLADGFSVMKETVFEGRFKHVDELNVMGADISVDLNAAFIRGVPRLYGATVEATDLRAGAALVIAGLAAQGKTVVEQVHHIDRGYDRIEKLFQSLGASVERQSPVSKQLDFAN; the protein is encoded by the coding sequence TTGGACAAATTGGTGATTGAAGGCGGGAAACCCCTCTCAGGATCCATACGCATCCATGGAGCAAAAAATGCCGCTTTACCAATCATGGCTGCAAGTTTGTTGGCAGACGGAGAAGTCACGCTGCACAACGTCCCACACTTGCTGGACATCGAAGTAATGCTGTATATCCTGGAACGGCTTGGATGCACGTGTCGGCATGAACAGGGAACAGTGACGATTGATACATCGTCTATCCGGTCATATGATGTGCCTGAGGATCTTATGAAACAGATGCGTTCTTCCATTTTTTTGATGGGGCCATTGCTGGCTAAGTTTGGGCAAGTATCCGTATACCAGCCAGGTGGTTGTGCCATCGGAGAACGTAAGATTGATCTTCACCTCCGGGGCCTGGAAGCGCTCGGAGCATCAATTGAAGAGCTTGATCAACAGATCGTGTGCCGTGGGCCTAAGCTGGTGGGTACGGATATTCATCTGGATTTTCCAAGTGTGGGTGCCACGGAGAATATCATGATGGCAGCCGTTACGGCTGAGGGTACAACAACGATATTCAATGCAGCGAGAGAACCTGAAATTCAGGATTTGCAGCATTTTCTCAATGCGATGGGTGCAAGTATAATTGGAGCCGGAACCGATACAATTACGATTAACGGTGTAGAGAAACTGCAGCCGTGTTCCTATGAAATCATCCCTGATCGGATCGTGGCCGGAACCGTAATGATTGCAGCCGCTGCGACAAGAGGCAATGTTACCCTGACACACTGTAACCCGGCACATCTTACTTCCCTTATACATGTGTTGAAGCGCACTGGTGTTCAAATCACGGTCTGCAATGATATAATGACGGTGAGCTGTATGAGCCGTCCCAAATCCGTGGACCGCATTGTAACATCGCCGTACCCTTCGTTTCCGACTGACCTGCAGTCTCAAATTATGGTCTTGCTCAGTCTGGCTGATGGGTTCAGTGTGATGAAGGAGACGGTATTCGAGGGACGCTTCAAGCACGTGGATGAACTTAACGTCATGGGTGCAGATATTTCGGTCGATCTGAATGCAGCCTTTATCCGAGGAGTTCCCCGTTTGTACGGAGCTACAGTTGAAGCAACCGACCTGCGTGCAGGTGCAGCTCTGGTTATTGCTGGCCTTGCTGCCCAGGGTAAAACGGTTGTCGAGCAAGTGCATCATATTGACAGAGGGTACGACCGCATCGAGAAGTTGTTCCAGAGCCTTGGAGCTTCGGTTGAGCGACAGTCCCCCGTTTCGAAACAGCTGGATTTTGCCAATTAA